In Lactococcus protaetiae, the genomic window TCAACCATTGAAAATTCATCAACAATCAAAAGACTACCTGATAAATCATTACCAAAAGACTCCGTATCTTCATCTTGACCCAAACCAAGATGTCGATGAATCGTTGCTGCTGGCAAACCTGTCAATTCATTCATTCGACGCGAAGCCCGCCCAGTCGGCGCTGCAAGCAATATCGGAAATAGATCATCAGTATAGTGCGCCGGATCCAAGTCGATTTTATGAATCCTTGCATAAACCTCAATAAAACCATTGATAATCGTTGTTTTCCCAGTTCCTGGACCACCAGTCAAAATGAAAAACTGTTGGTTCATCGCACTGATAATCGCCTGTTTTTGTAACTCATCGTAGGTCATTTCGAGGTCATTTTCAACTTCTGTCAGTACTGACAGGATTTTTTTATCAGCAAAATTTTTGTCAGCAATATCTGTTTCAGAAGTTCCTGCTTTTTGGGCGCTATTGTCAGCAACTATTGTTTTTGTCAGTGCTGACAGACTTTTTTTAATTCCTTCTTCTGCAAAAAAAAGCGAATTTTCAAATATTTTAGTTCCATCTTGTTGAATTTTTCCGTCAATAATCAGATGATTAATTTCAGCAGCAACTTCTGACGGATTAACTTCAACATTTCGCGCTTCTTCAAGAAGAAAAATGGTTTCAGAAAGAAGTTCTTTTGCCTCAATATAAGTATCTCCTGTCGCCAAAGAATGTGTATTGACAACATGCAAAAGCGCTGCCCGAAAGCGATTAGAGCTATCTGCTTCAATGCCTAACTCACTAGCAATCTTATCTGCGGTTTTAAAACCAACACCCTTGATTTCTTCAACAAGTTGATAAGGATTCTCTTCAATCTTCTCAAGCGTTTCGTCTTTATAAAGTTCATAGATTTGAAAAGTAATTTTACTTGGTAAACCATATTCTGCAAGCTTTGCCAATACTTTTTCCATTCCGTGATTCTCTCTCAAACGCTTAATAAAAGAATTTTTACGTGCAAGTGTCAATAAACCATCTAATTTCTCAGGCGCTTCAAGAATACGGTCTATTGTATTTTCAGGGAAAAGTTCAACAATTTTCTCTGCTGTTTTTTTCCCGATTCCCGGAAATTTATCTGACGAAAAATACTTTACTAGTCCCGCACTTGATGTAGGCATTGCCTTTTCATATTGCAAAACTTGCAACTGCTCACCATATTTTGGATGATGAGTTAAATTACCATAAAAAGTATAGCTATCTCCCTCAACCACATCCCCAATTGTCCCATTGACGACAATTTCCGAATCATCATAATCAGCATTAGTTTCATCAATTTCAATAAGTAACACTTTATAAAAATTACTCGTGTTGCTAAAAAAAATTGCCTCAATAGAGCCTGTCACATAAGTCTTTTCGGTCATAATACTTTATCCCAGATTTTCATTTCAAAATGACGAGTTCCCGACTCCAAAACGGTAAGTGTGTTATTAGCCAAACCACCAGCAGTACGCAATTCTGCAACATCAAAACCTGCTAAATGTCGTATTCCTGCTGTGCCTGAAGCCCCATGACCAACCAATAATACATTCTCCAAATCATCTGTCAGCAAATCTCTTGCCAATGCATCAAATCTTGAAAGCACTGATTTAACAGATTCTGCACCAAAAACAGAACCATCAAACTTGTCCAATTCAAACCTAGAATCATGCATTTCTTTTGGATATTTGGCAATTGCATCCTTAATCAACCACCCCTCTAACTCACCAAAATTCCATTCTGACAGCCTACTGTCAGCACTGACAGTGCTCTCAGTAATTAATTTTGCAGTTGTCAGCGCCCTTTGTTGTGGGCTAGATAACACCTTATCAAAAGAAATTGGAGCTAAATACTGACGGACACGTTCAATTGCTTGATAGGACTCTGGTAATAAAGCAGAATCTCCTTTCTGTCCCTGTAACCTTCGTTCTAAATTCCATTCCGTCTTACCATGTCTTACAAAATAAATTTTCATATCTAAAATGTGAGGATGATTGCTTTGAAGTACAAAAAATTCCTCATTAACGCCTCTGTTATATACTATAAATGAATAAACTCATTTCATCAGTCGTTCTGCAATAACGAGTTCTGGTGCACTTTTCGCGTCAGAACAGATGTGAAGCACCATAAGCCATTGTAGCCTTGTACAATGGTCTAGCTATAGTATAACTCCAGAGTGTCCATATCCAGTTCCTTTCTTTTATTCAAATCTCATAAATATTATAATGTCCAAGCATTCGTACCGTCACACCAAGACTTTTTAACTCTTCTAGCGCATAAGAAATCTTCTCATTTTCAACTAAATCAATGATGAAGAAATATTGTCCTAATCGTGTTTTCAACGGACGAGACTCAATTTTTGTCATATCAATATCACGCCAAGCAAAGACTGAAATAGCCTTATGCAATGCTCCTGGAAGATTTTCTGGTAAAGTAAGTGCAATACTGACTTTTTGCCCACAACTCACCAATGGTACCTCAGGGAAACAATGTCCCAATAACCAAAAGCGTGTATTATTTAATTCAATATCCTGAATATCTTTTGCTAATATCTCCAAGCCGTAGATACTCGCAGCTTCTTGATTAGCCACAGCCGCAATTGGCTCGATAGAGTGATTTTTCACAAATTCTGCTGCCATCGCTGTAGAATCTACCGCAATAAGTGATGCTTCAGGGTAATTTTTCTGCAGAAATTCTCTTGTTTGAGCCAAACCTTGAGGATGTGAATAAATTTTCTCAATTTTTTTATTTAAGTTAGTAACTAATAAATTTTGTGAGATAGATAGTACAACTTCAGCCACAACCTGTGCTGTACTCTTATGAAAAAGACTATCTATCGCAAGATTTACCGTTCCTTCTATGCTATTTTCTATAGGAATTAGCGCAAAATCACACTTCTTCTCATCATAAGCGGAAATTACATCAGCAATCGTATCAAAAGCAAGTAAATCTCCTTTAGGAAACGCCGACTTTGCGGCAATATGAGAAAATGAACCTATCGGTCCTAGATACGCTATTTTTATTTCTTTTTTCACAAATTTCCCTGCCAATCTCGAATTTCTTGAGCAATCTTGTCTGGTTGCTTATTTTCCACAGCAATAACTAAATCTGCTACTTTTTCATACACGGGAGTTCGCTTTTCAAATAATTTTCGCGCAAATTCCTTATCTTTAGCTAAAGGACGTTGATTTTTATCATCTTTTAAAATTCTTTGCCACAAAGAATCAAAATCACTTTTTAGATAAACAACTTGATTTTGAAAACCTAAAATATCCAAATTTCCAGTATTTTCTACAATACCGCCACCTGTTGCAATCACAAAGTCCATATGAATCGCAGCCTCAAAAACTTCTTGCTCCACTTGACGAAAATCATCCTCGCCAAATAAATCAAAAAATGTTGAAATCGGCATTTCAATTTGCTGCTCAATCATCTTATCCAAATCAATAAAATCATTCGATAAAAGTTTTGCTACTGTGGACTTTCCAGCACCCATAAAACCTATTAAAATTATACTCATAAATCTATCCAATATCGGCATTCACCGTCTATGATATTTTCCATTTGACCACCTGCTTGTTCAATCACATGACGGCTCACTTCATTCTCTACTTTTGCACAGACTAAAACCCGATAAATACCACGCTCCTTGTACTTTTCAAGCCCAAATTCTAACATTTTCCTTGCCAGTCCTTGCCTCCGAAAACTGGAAACAACAGCATATCCGATATGTCCACCCGTTTGAAACAAGCTTCCTTTTTCAATCTGCCATCGACAATTCAACATTCCCATCATGATACCCTGCTCAAAAGCGAAGTAAGTTGTTCCTGATGAGTGATTAGGGTCATCAGTTTCTATTTTTGAAGCGATTACTTCGTCAGTGGGAGAGTCTTTCTCTCCCACTGACGTTTAGTAGAACGAAAGCAAAGCTTAGTGTTGCTTATCCCTCCACCTGAAAGAGGTGGGGGATTTAGCAGACACTTGCTTGGTTAAATCCTCTGCAAAACTTAAATAATCATCAAACTGTAGTTCTTTTGCTTTTTCAATCATAAAAAGATGATGAAAAGGATT contains:
- the recD2 gene encoding SF1B family DNA helicase RecD2 — encoded protein: MTEKTYVTGSIEAIFFSNTSNFYKVLLIEIDETNADYDDSEIVVNGTIGDVVEGDSYTFYGNLTHHPKYGEQLQVLQYEKAMPTSSAGLVKYFSSDKFPGIGKKTAEKIVELFPENTIDRILEAPEKLDGLLTLARKNSFIKRLRENHGMEKVLAKLAEYGLPSKITFQIYELYKDETLEKIEENPYQLVEEIKGVGFKTADKIASELGIEADSSNRFRAALLHVVNTHSLATGDTYIEAKELLSETIFLLEEARNVEVNPSEVAAEINHLIIDGKIQQDGTKIFENSLFFAEEGIKKSLSALTKTIVADNSAQKAGTSETDIADKNFADKKILSVLTEVENDLEMTYDELQKQAIISAMNQQFFILTGGPGTGKTTIINGFIEVYARIHKIDLDPAHYTDDLFPILLAAPTGRASRRMNELTGLPAATIHRHLGLGQDEDTESFGNDLSGSLLIVDEFSMVDTWLANKLFQAIPSSMKVLLVGDGDQLPSVGPGQVFADLLKISQIPSIKLDKIYRQGNDSTITNLAHHIKNGELPHDFTEKKADRSYFEASSQQIPQLIGQIAQAWKNRGNNPFELQVLAPMYKGIAGINAMNDLLQNLFNPLDARLEFNFNDLKFREGDKILHLVNDAQANVFNGDLGIIIELIPAKFTESKQDELVMDFDGQELSYPRAEWYKITLAYAMSIHKSQGSEFSTVVVPMVSSYSRMLERNLLYTAITRAKQSLILLGEKKAFAAAVAKAGANRKTGLIERFLTEKITDSKEVTDRFEEIPVDKSVSTDKKTSVAVNEAISLFEEDDEEPVIQSGILTEKMILTGNFNPLIGMLDSDFEIFKKS
- a CDS encoding histidine phosphatase family protein, which encodes MKIYFVRHGKTEWNLERRLQGQKGDSALLPESYQAIERVRQYLAPISFDKVLSSPQQRALTTAKLITESTVSADSRLSEWNFGELEGWLIKDAIAKYPKEMHDSRFELDKFDGSVFGAESVKSVLSRFDALARDLLTDDLENVLLVGHGASGTAGIRHLAGFDVAELRTAGGLANNTLTVLESGTRHFEMKIWDKVL
- a CDS encoding shikimate kinase — its product is MSIILIGFMGAGKSTVAKLLSNDFIDLDKMIEQQIEMPISTFFDLFGEDDFRQVEQEVFEAAIHMDFVIATGGGIVENTGNLDILGFQNQVVYLKSDFDSLWQRILKDDKNQRPLAKDKEFARKLFEKRTPVYEKVADLVIAVENKQPDKIAQEIRDWQGNL
- the pheA gene encoding prephenate dehydratase, producing MKIAYLGPIGSFSHIAAKSAFPKGDLLAFDTIADVISAYDEKKCDFALIPIENSIEGTVNLAIDSLFHKSTAQVVAEVVLSISQNLLVTNLNKKIEKIYSHPQGLAQTREFLQKNYPEASLIAVDSTAMAAEFVKNHSIEPIAAVANQEAASIYGLEILAKDIQDIELNNTRFWLLGHCFPEVPLVSCGQKVSIALTLPENLPGALHKAISVFAWRDIDMTKIESRPLKTRLGQYFFIIDLVENEKISYALEELKSLGVTVRMLGHYNIYEI
- a CDS encoding GNAT family N-acetyltransferase, which encodes MGEKDSPTDEVIASKIETDDPNHSSGTTYFAFEQGIMMGMLNCRWQIEKGSLFQTGGHIGYAVVSSFRRQGLARKMLEFGLEKYKERGIYRVLVCAKVENEVSRHVIEQAGGQMENIIDGECRYWIDL